In Macrobrachium rosenbergii isolate ZJJX-2024 chromosome 4, ASM4041242v1, whole genome shotgun sequence, one genomic interval encodes:
- the LOC136835938 gene encoding uncharacterized protein isoform X2 — MEPASYEIPIVVMSAKIQPWDRLYTSPTRSSAARARAVPEGYTVSPLDIKKARDSLEWTLKSNYNHENDLFVNKSEAMRRPGVDKRRCIREHARAIKQRDTLQVLREDQEGEILPRRFDETLLREEALAAEGRRLKGPRVVTIRTRESFVTSLIHSPRPTHTLTAPKASIGYARNPTGAFFTS, encoded by the exons ATGGAACCCGCTTCTTACGAG ATTCCAATCGTAGTCATGTCCGCCAAAATTCAGCCTTGGGACCGACTGTACACTTCGCCCACTCGCTCCTCAGCAGCAAGAGCCCGTGCGGTGCCCGAAGGCTACACCGTCTCCCCCTTAGACATCAAGAAGGCTCGCGACAGCCTTGAATGGACTCTCAAGTCAAACTACAACCACGAAAACGACCTGTTTGTCAACAAATCGGAAGCCATGAGAAGGCCCGG AGTAGACAAAAGGCGGTGTATTAGAGAGCATGCGAGGGCAATAAAACAGCGTGACACCCTCCAGGTCCTGCGAGAGGACCAAGAGGGAGAAATCCTCCCTCGCAGATTCGACGAGACCCTCCTGAGGGAAGAGGCTTTAGCAGCAGAAGGACGCCGATTGAAAG GACCTCGGGTGGTAACGATAAGGACAAGAGAGTCCTTTGTGACGTCCCTCATCCACTCGCCTCGTCCTACTCATACTCTGACTGCCCCAAAAGCCAGTATAGGATACGCCAGGAATCCAACCGGAGCCTTCTTTACGTCGTAG
- the LOC136835938 gene encoding uncharacterized protein isoform X1 yields MEPASYEIPIVVMSAKIQPWDRLYTSPTRSSAARARAVPEGYTVSPLDIKKARDSLEWTLKSNYNHENDLFVNKSEAMRRPGLVVTDKRRCIREHARAIKQRDTLQVLREDQEGEILPRRFDETLLREEALAAEGRRLKGPRVVTIRTRESFVTSLIHSPRPTHTLTAPKASIGYARNPTGAFFTS; encoded by the exons ATGGAACCCGCTTCTTACGAG ATTCCAATCGTAGTCATGTCCGCCAAAATTCAGCCTTGGGACCGACTGTACACTTCGCCCACTCGCTCCTCAGCAGCAAGAGCCCGTGCGGTGCCCGAAGGCTACACCGTCTCCCCCTTAGACATCAAGAAGGCTCGCGACAGCCTTGAATGGACTCTCAAGTCAAACTACAACCACGAAAACGACCTGTTTGTCAACAAATCGGAAGCCATGAGAAGGCCCGGGTTAGTAGTAACTG ACAAAAGGCGGTGTATTAGAGAGCATGCGAGGGCAATAAAACAGCGTGACACCCTCCAGGTCCTGCGAGAGGACCAAGAGGGAGAAATCCTCCCTCGCAGATTCGACGAGACCCTCCTGAGGGAAGAGGCTTTAGCAGCAGAAGGACGCCGATTGAAAG GACCTCGGGTGGTAACGATAAGGACAAGAGAGTCCTTTGTGACGTCCCTCATCCACTCGCCTCGTCCTACTCATACTCTGACTGCCCCAAAAGCCAGTATAGGATACGCCAGGAATCCAACCGGAGCCTTCTTTACGTCGTAG